A section of the Eriocheir sinensis breed Jianghai 21 chromosome 40, ASM2467909v1, whole genome shotgun sequence genome encodes:
- the LOC127009279 gene encoding transcription termination factor 5, mitochondrial-like isoform X1, with translation MKRLKSALGLEATIMRHPVKLQNIRIVPWKRTRPMCLGPQNAHRFSCTQTEVFNSFHNTACSAETARYNHLKAGTEEPSTAGAVMGSTVANNIIQPKNHAEMIKEYFDISRSTAYRIIEKDDRLKSCDVHILARNLNTLQENNVDTAEVRNHMALLCRCPLTMEHDIAVMKEVGLKNLTAEHFAGSKKFFKRSVALFKRWGMLPEHYDPVEALVPLGIPDEVLNNVNFFNDINNLTLEQLHWNMSRVYLSWRLDCSNEEVNKLHQTYSLTKKSMTLQQKVLDQLIHEWNISMSKIHQNAYLLKCSPVNIALIDSKVRNIAGIDVKEYASWTPRILTIPYHHLLRVSQILSTLPISAAAVKALPRICTLHPDTLSERINHLREDSEFSALQSHPRMLHLLFYHKKIISRLDLLQQVKKSNVVPSLNKVSGPRRVFSKYMKVGDLRQNKKDVITYLSQDFGVTPATIRKCLHLHCWGPQTTLTNVQRNLSVLKEVGFTIDQLMAGLDVVLYPPDVVQDQLNQLPQRPQVQPFSRFKSEVNVLQHLLYFIEKNTTKSSLASLG, from the exons ATGAAACGTTTGAAATCTGCCTTAGGGCTAGAGGCCACCATCATGCGCCATCCTGTTAAACTTCAAAATATCAGGATTGTACCTTGGAAGAGGACCCGTCCCATGTGTCTTGGGCCTCAGAATGCACACCGCTTCTCCTGCACGCAG ACAGAGGTATTCAACAGCTTCCACAATACAGCCTGTTCAGCAGAGACAGCGAGGTATAATCATCTGAAGGCAGGCACTGAAGAACCATCAACAGCTGGGGCAGTAATGGGCTCCACTGTAGCCAACAACATTATTCAGCCGAAAAATCATGCTGAGATGATCAAAGAATACTTTG ACATATCCAGGAGCACAGCCTACAGGATCATTGAGAAAGATGATCGCCTTAAAAGCTGTGATGTTCATATTTTGGCAAGAAATTTGAACACCCTTCAG GAAAACAATGTTGATACAGCAGAGGTACGAAACCACATGGCACTACTCTGTCGCTGTCCACTTACTATGGAACATGACATTGCTGTTATGAAAGAGGTGGGGCTAAAGAATCTTACAGCTGAACACTTTGCAGG ATCCAAAAAATTCTTTAAAAGAAGTGTGGCATTGTTCAAGAGATGGGGAATGTTACCTGAACACTATGACCCAGTGGAGGCATTGGTCCCACTGGGAATTCCAGATGAAGTCCTTAACAATGTGAACTTTTTTAATGATATCAACAACTTGACTTTGGAGCAG TTGCACTGGAATATGAGCAGAGTTTACCTGTCGTGGCGTCTGGATTGCAGCAATGAAGAAGTTAACAAACTTCATCAGACATACAGTCTTACCAAGAAAAGCATGACACTACAACAGAAAGTGCTAGATCAACTCATACATGAGTGGAATATCAGTATGTCAAAG ATTCACCAAAATGCATACTTACTCAAATGCAGCCCGGTCAATATAGCTCTCATTGACAGTAAGGTGAGAAATATTGCTGGAATTGATGTAAAAGAATATGCATCATGGACTCCACGCATCCTTACCATCCCCTACCACCACCTGCTGCGGGTCAGTCAGATTCTCTCAACACTACCAATTTCCGCA GCAGCTGTGAAGGCTCTCCCTCGAATCTGCACTCTGCACCCGGACACTTTAAGTGAACGCATCAACCACCTTCGAGAAGATTCAGAATTCTCAGCCTTGCAGTCCCACCCTCGCATGTTACACCTCTTATTTTACCACAAGAAGATCATCTCTCGATTGGATCTTCTACAACAGGTGAAGAAATCTAATGTAGTTCCAAGCCTAAATAAGGTGTCAGGACCAAGAAGAGTTTTCAGTAAATATATGAAAGTTGGAGATCTGAGACAGAACAAGAAGGACGTTATAACATATTTGTCACAAGACTTTGGTGTGACTCCTGCAACCATTAGAAAATGTCTACACCTTCATTGTTGGGGACCGCAGACAACACTAACTAATGTTCAAAGAAATCTGTCAGTTCTTAAAGAGGTAGGGTTCACCATAGACCAACTGATGGCTGGCCTTGATGTTGTGCTTTATCCACCAGACGTAGTACAAGACCAACTGAATCAGCTACCCCAAAGGCCCCAGGTTCAAC
- the LOC127009279 gene encoding transcription termination factor 5, mitochondrial-like isoform X2 yields MCLGPQNAHRFSCTQTEVFNSFHNTACSAETARYNHLKAGTEEPSTAGAVMGSTVANNIIQPKNHAEMIKEYFDISRSTAYRIIEKDDRLKSCDVHILARNLNTLQENNVDTAEVRNHMALLCRCPLTMEHDIAVMKEVGLKNLTAEHFAGSKKFFKRSVALFKRWGMLPEHYDPVEALVPLGIPDEVLNNVNFFNDINNLTLEQLHWNMSRVYLSWRLDCSNEEVNKLHQTYSLTKKSMTLQQKVLDQLIHEWNISMSKIHQNAYLLKCSPVNIALIDSKVRNIAGIDVKEYASWTPRILTIPYHHLLRVSQILSTLPISAAAVKALPRICTLHPDTLSERINHLREDSEFSALQSHPRMLHLLFYHKKIISRLDLLQQVKKSNVVPSLNKVSGPRRVFSKYMKVGDLRQNKKDVITYLSQDFGVTPATIRKCLHLHCWGPQTTLTNVQRNLSVLKEVGFTIDQLMAGLDVVLYPPDVVQDQLNQLPQRPQVQPFSRFKSEVNVLQHLLYFIEKNTTKSSLASLG; encoded by the exons ATGTGTCTTGGGCCTCAGAATGCACACCGCTTCTCCTGCACGCAG ACAGAGGTATTCAACAGCTTCCACAATACAGCCTGTTCAGCAGAGACAGCGAGGTATAATCATCTGAAGGCAGGCACTGAAGAACCATCAACAGCTGGGGCAGTAATGGGCTCCACTGTAGCCAACAACATTATTCAGCCGAAAAATCATGCTGAGATGATCAAAGAATACTTTG ACATATCCAGGAGCACAGCCTACAGGATCATTGAGAAAGATGATCGCCTTAAAAGCTGTGATGTTCATATTTTGGCAAGAAATTTGAACACCCTTCAG GAAAACAATGTTGATACAGCAGAGGTACGAAACCACATGGCACTACTCTGTCGCTGTCCACTTACTATGGAACATGACATTGCTGTTATGAAAGAGGTGGGGCTAAAGAATCTTACAGCTGAACACTTTGCAGG ATCCAAAAAATTCTTTAAAAGAAGTGTGGCATTGTTCAAGAGATGGGGAATGTTACCTGAACACTATGACCCAGTGGAGGCATTGGTCCCACTGGGAATTCCAGATGAAGTCCTTAACAATGTGAACTTTTTTAATGATATCAACAACTTGACTTTGGAGCAG TTGCACTGGAATATGAGCAGAGTTTACCTGTCGTGGCGTCTGGATTGCAGCAATGAAGAAGTTAACAAACTTCATCAGACATACAGTCTTACCAAGAAAAGCATGACACTACAACAGAAAGTGCTAGATCAACTCATACATGAGTGGAATATCAGTATGTCAAAG ATTCACCAAAATGCATACTTACTCAAATGCAGCCCGGTCAATATAGCTCTCATTGACAGTAAGGTGAGAAATATTGCTGGAATTGATGTAAAAGAATATGCATCATGGACTCCACGCATCCTTACCATCCCCTACCACCACCTGCTGCGGGTCAGTCAGATTCTCTCAACACTACCAATTTCCGCA GCAGCTGTGAAGGCTCTCCCTCGAATCTGCACTCTGCACCCGGACACTTTAAGTGAACGCATCAACCACCTTCGAGAAGATTCAGAATTCTCAGCCTTGCAGTCCCACCCTCGCATGTTACACCTCTTATTTTACCACAAGAAGATCATCTCTCGATTGGATCTTCTACAACAGGTGAAGAAATCTAATGTAGTTCCAAGCCTAAATAAGGTGTCAGGACCAAGAAGAGTTTTCAGTAAATATATGAAAGTTGGAGATCTGAGACAGAACAAGAAGGACGTTATAACATATTTGTCACAAGACTTTGGTGTGACTCCTGCAACCATTAGAAAATGTCTACACCTTCATTGTTGGGGACCGCAGACAACACTAACTAATGTTCAAAGAAATCTGTCAGTTCTTAAAGAGGTAGGGTTCACCATAGACCAACTGATGGCTGGCCTTGATGTTGTGCTTTATCCACCAGACGTAGTACAAGACCAACTGAATCAGCTACCCCAAAGGCCCCAGGTTCAAC